A window of the Kazachstania africana CBS 2517 chromosome 10, complete genome genome harbors these coding sequences:
- the ARE1 gene encoding sterol acyltransferase (similar to Saccharomyces cerevisiae ARE1 (YCR048W) and ARE2 (YNR019W); ancestral locus Anc_6.317) — translation MTEKELLNDEEFIQIQRLNSNNNHKRHSIVYDKPIYASVTTDELAEETEESAEPAKLEQVSDELLISFLKNLSILEKSRYRNDSITSFFGDVDFDNRPTIIDGQLNHPYISSFNGPVVERQMRALERSKRQLKAKTTEEKVDDVLATSGTDPLYKTQFVSNFSGVYVMLWMIIGLIAIRSVVDNYLDNNDLFNDALILRFMLQRLPTVAFLDMVMYFATYFVVLVHYGCKLNLFTWHKVGFWLVSIFELGYVPFFMYLIGHVLNLNWITRIFFFLHSVVLLMKMHSFAFFNGYLWNITKELNYAKRALAKYRDIDKPDVLETLKKSKNFCEYELASQASDTIKFPENITIKNYFMYTLFPVLVYQFDYPRTNKVRWGYVFERLAAIFGTILIMILDVQVFILPPAVRAMNLIESEYQWPSGLAKFADYMRLIVDFFPAMTVLYMLTFYLIWDAILNCVAELTYFADRYFYGDWWNCVSWAEFSRIWNVPVHKFLLRHVYHASISKWKLNKLQATMFTFILSSIFHELSMISIFKKFRPYLFLFQMSQLPMTFVSTTSFFKKRPVLNNVLFWTGVCSGPSVIMALYLLY, via the coding sequence ATGACTGAGAAAGAGCTGCTAAATGATGAGGAGTTTATCCAGATTCAACGCCTGAACTCTAACAATAACCATAAGAGACATTCGATAGTGTATGATAAACCGATTTATGCTAGTGTTACCACGGATGAACTAGCTGAGGAAACGGAGGAAAGCGCCGAACCTGCTAAATTGGAACAAGTTAGTGATGAGCTTTTAATtagtttcttgaaaaatctgaGTATTTTAGAGAAATCTAGGTACAGAAATGATTCAataacttcattttttggTGATGTCGATTTCGATAATAGACCCACCATTATCGATGGCCAGCTGAATCATCCATACATTTCCTCCTTCAACGGACCCGTCGTGGAAAGACAAATGAGGGCTTTGGAAAGATCAAAGAGACAATTGAAGGCCAAAACTACTGAGGAAAAAGTGGATGATGTCTTGGCAACTAGTGGAACCGATCCTCTATACAAGACACAGTTTGTATCCAATTTTTCCGGTGTATACGTTATGTTATGGATGATTATTGGTTTAATAGCTATCAGAAGTGTGGTCGACAATTATTTGGATAATAACgatcttttcaatgatgCATTAATTTTGAGATTCATGCTTCAACGTTTGCCAACAGTTGCTTTCCTTGACATGGTCATGTATTTTGCCACGTACTTTGTAGTTTTGGTCCATTATGGCTGCAAATTAAATCTTTTCACATGGCACAAAGTAGGGTTCTGGTTggtatcaatttttgaattggGCTACGTTCCTTTCTTCATGTATCTTATTGGACATGTTCTTAACCTGAATTGGATCACcagaatcttcttttttttacatTCAGTGGttttattaatgaaaatgcatTCGTTCGCTTTCTTTAATGGTTATCTATGGAATATTACTAAAGAATTAAATTATGCTAAGAGAGCTTTGGCAAAATATAGGGATATCGATAAGCCTGATGTCTTagaaacattgaaaaagagtAAAAACTTCTGTGAATACGAATTAGCTTCACAAGCCAGCGACACAATCAAATTTCCCGAAAATATTACAATAAAAAACTATTTCATGTATACTTTATTTCCAGTATTAGTTTATCAATTCGATTATCCGAGAACAAATAAGGTAAGATGGGGGTATGTTTTCGAACGGCTTGCAGCAATTTTTGGAACAATTTTGATTATGATTCTTGATGTTCAAGTGTTTATCTTGCCTCCTGCAGTTCGTGCCATGAATTTAATAGAATCAGAATATCAATGGCCAAGTGGGTTAGCAAAATTTGCTGACTACATGCGTTTGATTGTTGATTTCTTCCCAGCAATGACGGTACTTTACATGCTAACTTTCTATTTGATATGGGACGCTATTTTGAATTGTGTTGCTGAATTAACATATTTCGCAGACAGATACTTTTACGGTGACTGGTGGAATTGCGTTTCATGGGCAGAGTTTTCTAGAATTTGGAATGTTCCAGTTCACAAATTTTTGTTAAGGCACGTTTATCACgcatcaatatcaaagtGGAAGTTAAATAAACTTCAAGCTACAATGTTTACCTTCATATTAAGTTCAATATTCCACGAACTATCTATGatttccattttcaaaaaattcaggccatatttgtttcttttccaaatgTCTCAACTACCAATGACCTTCGTAAGCACAACTagttttttcaagaaaagaccCGTCCTCAACAATGTCCTGTTCTGGACTGGTGTATGCTCAGGCCCTAGCGTGATCATGGCATTATACTTACTGTACTGA
- the KAFR0J02500 gene encoding uncharacterized protein (similar to Saccharomyces cerevisiae YCR051W; ancestral locus Anc_6.319), whose translation MNIWVAASDGRQELVEKFLNENPSLSANTKDPNGYTPVHAAAAYGHHDLLRKLCSEYNGDVNIRDADGDTPLHHCEDVNTARLIIEELNGDFSLVNNEGKTALQVFEEDGEFPELIEYMRVKSGIPIEQDSFGIDKEQLGQFKDSIRYTLENEPEEPLDEESLQRRKRLEEIIQGDNAEQELENYIRELVRSQILTGGDSSAADESSTKRRR comes from the coding sequence ATGAATATCTGGGTTGCCGCAAGTGATGGCAGACAAGAGTTAGTAGAGAAATTCTTAAATGAAAACCCTAGCCTATCAGCAAACACTAAGGATCCAAACGGATATACACCTGTCCATGCTGCCGCAGCATACGGACACCATGATCTACTGCGCAAACTATGCTCAGAATACAATGGTGATGTCAATATTAGAGATGCAGATGGTGATACTCCTTTGCATCACTGTGAAGATGTGAACACAGCAAGACTTATTATCGAAGAACTAAATGGCGATTTTAGCCTTGTGAATAACGAAGGTAAGACTGCATTACAagtatttgaagaagacgGTGAATTTCCTGAGCTGATTGAGTACATGAGAGTGAAGTCAGGTATCCCTATCGAACAAGATAGTTTCGGTATTGACAAGGAACAATTGGGTCAGTTCAAAGACAGCATCCGTTACACTTTGGAGAATGAGCCTGAGGAACCTCTGGACGAAGAATCATTACAACGTAGAAAGAGATTGGAAGAGATCATCCAGGGCGATAATGCTGAACAAGAACTAGAAAACTACATCAGAGAGCTCGTAAGGTCTCAAATCTTGACCGGTGGTGACTCTTCCGCAGCCGACGAATCCAGCACAAAACGTAGAAGATAA
- the KAFR0J02510 gene encoding uncharacterized protein (similar to Saccharomyces cerevisiae YNR021W; ancestral locus Anc_6.320), with protein sequence MVVKPIERASVCITAMSALSNIVEPMFRFAERIGNMNADYFNLTYEEQKAMSFFERVRAYNWQFEAFAVGMMVLIFVSFKYGTMTNSSRASKLFGSIHEFLRNDLNFARVGFATATRKTYLDAHLQTWFTSFATGRSTIESVAIKCHLLGRHNPLAILAEHIIRLCFPTLQYGDELNDYVEISIKPNGVYVANENANVNGNAKEVLSNFKFITSIVNKSFMTKVRRDNFFLSLTYASENEKLPKEYAYMSEINQLNDFIPGYISKGKLTEVLAKSTNLLQFISFTDLPSEKPVDEQQWNANIEPRCVIRANVPTNSKDLKTLNDIIAIAVEIYDNFTRDLVQKKASTLVTSDILRKNINFRNQELQKIIKSAKDAELEIIKEQQREIEKEKKRELRKTGQQANIDQKMKEKRERRARNKQKTRM encoded by the coding sequence ATGGTGGTAAAGCCAATTGAGAGAGCCAGTGTGTGTATAACAGCCATGTCTGCTTTATCTAATATTGTGGAACCTATGTTCCGTTTTGCTGAGAGAATTGGTAATATGAATGCTGATTACTTCAATTTGACCTACGAGGAACAGAAGGCAATGTCATTTTTCGAAAGAGTTAGAGCTTACAATTGGCAATTTGAAGCGTTCGCCGTCGGAATGATGGTATTGATCTTcgtttctttcaaatatggTACTATGACAAACTCTAGCCGTGCTAGTAAGTTATTTGGTTCCATCCACGAGTTTCTAAGaaatgatttaaattttgcCCGTGTGGGGTTTGCTACTGCTACCAGGAAAACGTACCTGGATGCCCATTTACAAACATGGTTCACTTCTTTCGCTACAGGTCGTTCTACAATTGAAAGTGTTGCTATCAAGTGTCACCTTTTAGGCCGTCATAACCCTCTTGCTATCTTAGCCGAACATATCATTCGTCTATGTTTCCCAACTCTGCAATACGGCGACgaattgaatgattatGTGGAGATTTCTATCAAACCAAATGGTGTCTACGTGGCAAATGAAAATGCCAATGTTAACGGCAATGCCAAGGAAGTTCTATCTAactttaaattcattactTCGATTGTCAACAAGTCATTCATGACTAAAGTTCGTCGTGATAACTTCTTCCTCTCATTAACCTACGCctctgaaaatgaaaagttaCCTAAGGAATACGCCTACATGTCtgaaatcaatcaattgaacGATTTCATTCCAGGTTACATCTCCAAAGGAAAATTAACTGAAGTACTAGCTAAATCTACAAATTTGCTACAATTTATCAGCTTCACAGATTTACCATCCGAGAAACCAGTTGATGAGCAACAATGGAATGCTAACATTGAACCACGCTGTGTTATTCGTGCCAATGTTCCAACCAATTccaaagatttgaaaactttgaaCGATATTATCGCCATTGCTGTTGAAATCTACGACAACTTCACCCGTGATTTAGTTCAAAAGAAAGCCAGCACTCTAGTTACCTCCGATATCTTaagaaagaatatcaatttcCGTAATCAAGAGTTACAAAAGATCATTAAGTCCGCTAAAGATGCTGAACTTGAAATCATCAAGGAACAACAAAGAGAAATCGAAAAGGAGAAGAAACGTGAATTGAGAAAGACTGGCCAACAGGCAAACATCGACCAAaagatgaaagaaaagagggAAAGACGTGCCAGAAACAAACAAAAGACTAGAATGTAA
- the RSC6 gene encoding Rsc6p (similar to Saccharomyces cerevisiae RSC6 (YCR052W) and SNF12 (YNR023W); ancestral locus Anc_6.322), translating to MKTKGSNLNAASIAAGSVKPQQGTINAQQTNPIQTPHPTDSYIPSHLSDLIPELNSYQELLEAEKKLDIYMTRKKIDLYQSVSQWNNSKHSETAFSHYNKDSVNYLRIFISNTAENQPWQDPNGDISNATWTMRVEGRLLDSAVADNAARPKFSSFIQDIAVDFKKTSDKEENAEQKESSVDSSSVSQTPMGLTLPLHLPELTQQQNTKSEDNNAVDEESNIYDAVEWHFDPKNPVEFDGLDIKRSGSQNVECTVTIQPKGYTGAFLQYSPELSLLIGKSQGSLPDAVYALYKYILLNHLLINDDSTSKGHESMTNGERTIVEVNDGLNSLLPAANEKPTTLKLSEIPPLINSHISPIKPIKVDYTIRVDKASTYGKLVFDIEVPDLAMQSKAPVDELGREGRSLLTEIDKLTAELNPKLQDLEKQINNYQLQLNLNANKYGFFKKLSEDPALVLREYMESSSNALKVLSGDEGYNEDTVRRSQFYKDNEAMLFENLGILLSNGRI from the coding sequence ATGAAGACCAAAGggtcaaatttgaatgctGCATCTATTGCAGCAGGTTCTGTCAAACCGCAGCAAGGTACTATCAACGCGCAACAGACAAATCCCATTCAAACACCACATCCAACAGATTCGTACATACCAAGCCATCTATCCGATTTGATTCCAGAACTCAACTCATACCAAGAACTGTTGgaagctgaaaagaaactgGATATTTATATGACAAGGAAAAAGATTGATCTTTACCAGAGTGTATCGCAATGGAATAACTCAAAACATTCTGAAACAGCTTTCTCTCATTACAACAAGGATTCTGTTAATTATTTACGTATTTTCATCTCAAACACTGCCGAGAATCAACCATGGCAAGATCCAAATGGGGACATTTCGAATGCCACGTGGACTATGAGAGTCGAGGGTAGATTACTAGATTCTGCTGTTGCTGACAACGCTGCAAGACCCAAGTTCAGCTCGTTTATCCAAGATATAGCCGTGGATTTCAAGAAGACAAGCGATAAAGAGGAGAACGCGGAACAGAAAGAAAGTTCTGTGGACTCTTCTTCAGTCAGTCAGACTCCAATGGGTCTAACATTACCATTACATCTACCGGAATTAACACAGCAACAAAATACAAAGTCAGAGGACAATAACGCTGTGGATGAGGAAAGCAACATTTATGATGCTGTGGAATGGCATTTTGACCCAAAAAATCCCGTTGAATTCGATGGTTTAGATATTAAGAGATCAGGTTCACAAAATGTAGAATGTACCGTTACAATTCAACCAAAGGGCTACACGGGAGCCTTCTTACAATACTCTCCAGAATTAAGCTTACTTATTGGTAAATCCCAAGGGTCATTACCTGATGCCGTATATGCTTTGTATAAGTACATCTTATTGAATCATCTTTTGATCAACGATGATTCCACATCAAAAGGTCACGAATCAATGACGAACGGTGAAAGAACGATAGTGGAAGTTAATGATGGCTTGAACAGTTTATTGCCAGCAGCAAATGAAAAACCAACTACTTTAAAATTGTCCGAAATTCCACCTCTAATTAATTCACACATTTCACCAATAAAACCAATAAAGGTAGATTATACAATTAGAGTCGATAAGGCCTCTACGTATGGCAAATTAGTCTTCGATATCGAAGTACCTGATTTGGCCATGCAATCGAAGGCTCCTGTCGATGAACTAGGCAGAGAAGGCAGATCACTATTAACCGAAATAGATAAATTAACAGCCGAGTTGAATCCAAAACTACAAGACTTGGAAAAACAAATAAACAACTATCAATTACAGCTAAATTTAAACGCCAACAAGTACGGCttcttcaagaaattatctGAAGACCCAGCTCTCGTTCTAAGAGAATACATGGAATCTTCATCGAATGCTTTGAAAGTCCTTTCCGGTGACGAGGGCTACAACGAGGATACCGTTAGACGCTCCCAATTTTACAAGGATAACGAAGCAATGCTATTTGAAAATCTCGGTATCTTACTATCTAATGGTAGGATCTAA
- the THR4 gene encoding threonine synthase THR4 (similar to Saccharomyces cerevisiae THR4 (YCR053W); ancestral locus Anc_6.323) — protein MVSPSQVYRSTRSSDNEVKSFEAAVIQGLASDGGLFIPPTIPQVSEDELFNKWSKLSFQELAYEIMKLYISESEIPEKDLKDLINRSYSTFRSNDVTPLVKNTTGSSNNLHVLELFHGPTYAFKDVALQFVGNLFEYFLQRTNKDLPENERKQLTVVGATSGDTGSAAIYGLRGKKDVSVFILYPTGRISPIQEEQMTTVADENVQTLSVKGTFDNCQDIVKAIFADKEFNSKHNVGAVNSINWARILAQITYYFYSYFQATNGKKNKVKFVVPSGNFGDILAGYFAKKMGLPVEKLVIATNENDILDRFLKSGTYERSDEVAATLSPAMDILISSNFERLLWFLAREYLASNDDLKAGEIVNDWFNQLKTEGKFQVSSTAIEGALKDFDSERVSNEETIETIKNIYQISENPKHYILDPHTAVGVCATQRIMAKDNDASTHYISLSTAHPAKFADAVNQALSSFPEYSFEKDVLPEELKKLSTLPKKLRFVEKADIELVKVAIEEELAKMKL, from the coding sequence ATGGTTTCTCCATCCCAAGTTTATAGATCTACTAGATCCTCTGACAACGAGGTTAAATCTTTCGAAGCTGCCGTTATTCAAGGTTTAGCGAGCGACGGTGGTTTATTCATCCCACCTACCATTCCTCAAGTCAGTGAAGATGAGcttttcaacaaatggTCGAAGTTATCCTTCCAAGAGTTGGCTTACGAAATTATGAAATTGTATATTTCTGAAAGTGAAATTCCAGAAAAAGACTTGAAGGACTTAATTAATAGATCCTATTCCACTTTCCGTTCAAATGATGTCACTCCATTAGTAAAAAACACCACAGGTTCCTCGAATAATCTACATGTTTTAGAATTATTCCATGGTCCAACTTACGCTTTCAAAGATGTTGCCTTACAATTCGTAGGTAACTTATTCgaatattttttacaaaGGACAAATAAGGACTTACCAGAAAACGAGAGAAAACAACTTACCGTCGTTGGTGCCACATCTGGTGACACTGGTTCTGCTGCTATCTATGGTTTAAGAGGTAAGAAAGATGTTTCCGTCTTTATCTTATACCCAACCGGCAGAATTTCAccaattcaagaagaaCAAATGACAACGGTCGCCGATGAAAACGTCCAAACCTTATCTGTCAAAGGTACCTTCGACAACTGTCAAGATATTGTCAAAGCCATCTTCGCCGACAAAGAATTTAACTCCAAACATAATGTTGGTGCTGTTAATTCTATTAACTGGGCTAGAATTTTAGCACAAATCACCTACTATTTCTATTCATACTTCCAAGCTACAAACGGCAAAAAGAATAAGGTTAAATTTGTTGTCCCAAGTGGTAATTTCGGTGATATCTTAGCTGGTTACTTTGCCAAAAAAATGGGTCTTCCTGTCGAGAAATTAGTGATTGCTACAAATGAAAACGATATTCTAGATAGATTCTTGAAGTCAGGAACCTACGAAAGATCCGATGAAGTGGCTGCAACTTTATCTCCAGCTATGGATATTTTAATCTCATCTAACTTTGAAAGACTGCTTTGGTTTTTGGCCAGAGAATATTTAGCTTCCAACGATGATTTGAAGGCTGGTGAAATTGTCAACGACTGGTTCAACCAATTGAAAACGGAGGGTAAATTCCAAGTCTCCTCCACTGCTATCGAAGGCGCATTAAAGGATTTTGACTCTGAAAGAgtttcaaatgaagaaaccATCGAAACCATCAAGAACATCTACcaaatttctgaaaatCCAAAACATTATATCTTAGACCCACACACTGCTGTCGGTGTCTGTGCAACTCAAAGAATCATGGCTAAGGATAATGATGCTTCTACTCACTATATCTCTTTATCTACTGCTCATCCAGCCAAGTTTGCAGATGCTGTCAATCAAGCTTTATCATCTTTCCCAGAATACTCATTTGAAAAGGATGTGTTACctgaagaattaaaaaaattatcaactcttccaaagaaattaagatttgttgaaaaagcTGATATTGAATTGGTTAAGGTTGCCATTGAAGAAGAGTTGGCCAAGATGAAATTATGA
- the CTR86 gene encoding Ctr86p (similar to Saccharomyces cerevisiae CTR86 (YCR054C); ancestral locus Anc_6.324), whose product MVNIPEEELALIDRITKVLESCPQSIDLYKSCLESLSPIVVRTAEDETYRKELASSFIIWKQLKTTIDGCIIDRILKLGNEDYNFWYLRTVRALLLLMRNLSVNNQEIPQEILLQNSILRLFQIICDCHFSYGDMETSTYVTAISFLHNISKKSVIFDKTIIDSLMIFLQYPINHPKKQHDMLYPFVLYFLNLTENEEFLYYFFRQESKDKILYEFLIKQLLKEHSTISRYIREREDESEQREMSTMDSILLKCFTKICTHESFAPYLLEVEKKDTEEFMYFMEILQLAITSSERWDNFQLTGIMAWLIKLFEAASKDVEEYFKKNEENDEVATILHKKLRIILDMLSVLSQYEHVQKFLLHYKGLEILINMLKLFQDNLLRVNFNKDKFGSVKDVRTTDALGTKVNDVDKLETRVDYDNFKIKPTNFPECKLLIIEILSNLTFKNTEVQDKMRTLHGLELVLSNCVIDDNDPFIKERSIICIKFLLENNEANQSLVSQLEAKKPVQDDVLEKAGYDVKIEKGGEIKLVPKEQEKDHAE is encoded by the coding sequence ATGGTTAACATCCCTGAAGAAGAGCTTGCGCTTATAGATAGGATTACAAAAGTCCTTGAAAGCTGTCCACAGTCTATCGATCTTTATAAGTCCTGTTTGGAGAGTTTAAGTCCAATAGTGGTCCGTACTGCTGAAGATGAAACTTATAGAAAAGAACTGGCCTCaagttttattatttggaAGCAACTTAAAACCACTATAGACGGATGTATTATTGATaggattttgaaattgggTAATGAAGATTACAATTTTTGGTACTTGAGAACAGTTCGAGCCTTACTTTTGCTAATGAGAAATTTATCCGTAAATAATCAAGAGATACCTCAAGAAATCCTATTACAGAATTCGATTTTGCGTTTGTTTCAGATTATCTGTGATTGCCATTTTTCTTATGGTGACATGGAAACGTCTACTTACGTGACAGCTATAAGTTTCCTCCATAATATCAGCAAGAAGTCGGTTATTTTTGACAAGACAATAATAGATTCATTGATGATATTCCTCCAATACCCAATAAATCATCCAAAGAAGCAACATGACATGTTATACCCATTTGtgctatattttttgaacttgactgaaaatgaagagtTTTTATACTATTTCTTCAGACAAGAAAGTAAggataaaatattatacGAGTTCTTGATAAAACAGCTACTTAAAGAGCACTCTACGATTTCCAGATACATACGTGAGAGGGAGGATGAATCAGAGCAGAGAGAAATGAGTACCATGGATTCCATCTTATTGAAATGCTTCACAAAAATATGTACTCATGAATCTTTTGCACCATATCTTTTAGAAGTCGAAAAGAAGGACACTGAAGAATTCATGTACTTTATGGAAATATTACAACTAGCAATTACTAGTTCTGAAAGGTGGGATAACTTTCAGCTCACCGGTATAATGGCATGGCTTATAAAGCTATTTGAAGCAGCCTCGAAAGATGTTGAAGaatacttcaaaaaaaacGAGGAAAACGATGAGGTTGCAACTATTTTACACAAGAAGTTAAGAATTATTTTGGATATGCTTTCGGTATTATCTCAGTATGAACACGTTCAGAAGTTCTTGCTTCATTATAAAGGTTTAGAAATATTGATTAATATGTTGAAACTATTTcaagataatttattacGAGTGAATTTCAACAAGGACAAATTTGGCTCAGTGAAAGACGTCAGAACTACTGATGCTTTGGGTACAAAGGTTAATGATGTAGATAAACTAGAGACAAGAGTTGATTATGATAACTTTAAGATTAAACCAACCAACTTTCCTGAATGTAAACTCTTGATCATTGAAATTCTGAGTAACTTAACATTTAAGAATACTGAAGTTCAAGATAAAATGAGGACTTTACACGGTTTAGAATTagttttatcaaattgtgTCATCGATGATAATGATCCTTTTATTAAGGAGAGAAGCATTATTtgcatcaaatttttattagaaaataatgaggCAAATCAGAGCCTGGTTAGTCAATTGGAAGCTAAGAAGCCAGTTCAAGACGATGTATTGGAAAAGGCAGGTTATGATGtcaagattgaaaaaggtGGTGAAATCAAGCTTGTACCAAAAGAGCAAGAGAAGGATCATGCTGAATAA